The Acidianus manzaensis genome has a window encoding:
- a CDS encoding DUF2173 family protein — MDKLDRLMGLKGAIAAGEYTPDGKLVSYKGNIQKEMAEMVAMMVAANTMMGKMQAEGFSKLSGMKWTPFHGWAVAAGDYAVCVMGNYGVFVELSKADFSEIFKTLMEVAQS, encoded by the coding sequence ATGGATAAATTAGATCGTCTAATGGGATTAAAGGGAGCAATAGCTGCAGGAGAATATACGCCAGATGGAAAATTAGTAAGTTATAAGGGGAATATACAAAAAGAAATGGCAGAAATGGTTGCAATGATGGTTGCAGCAAATACAATGATGGGGAAAATGCAAGCAGAAGGATTTAGCAAATTATCAGGCATGAAATGGACGCCATTCCATGGTTGGGCAGTAGCAGCTGGAGATTATGCAGTATGTGTAATGGGTAACTATGGAGTGTTTGTCGAATTATCAAAAGCCGATTTTTCAGAAATATTCAAGACTTTAATGGAAGTTGCACAAAGTTAA
- a CDS encoding ATP-dependent nuclease yields the protein MLPSWFDDNRVYVRVNTPTDMFLLDLPEYKGKDSSLFSIFFSKERTEKFDVVRINNEDVYISKDEIPVPCRIVIYGYLGSGNNVIGFTQNKEIIKLTCDTPNQSQNIPNDEKNRPHPIEGENNNKLIFVKENGECKELAKLPRDNYKLVIDDSGKTITFNQKILFMGITKSLIDFTKPTYIYFTNAIQQLMIIKKEFREIDNLSSYQVGFSQIKLENFKGILEGEIKDLQLCNVILGSNNAGKTTLLEALYLLSDMEQKPPGFNNSFELLNYLHGKTRTKKSKIDIKFLSRFYSGDIRIKGDEKYVNIYDDRININGEKYKDVQDLIVPEKKEIDTLFFSHRLIIPYMKFIINNWSNLSNRIDIIQPVLDQINKMSNEKYILLTLEPYNENLSLYIVREDKRKVRLNDVGEGFQNFIIFKLLVSYFSPSMILIDDIENHINPLLMSNFIEELSQLVHKNRQVFVTTHNLLVAKNLLEGCGGKGIILDIDEKGKLKELSF from the coding sequence TTGTTACCTTCATGGTTTGATGATAATCGAGTTTATGTAAGAGTTAATACTCCTACTGACATGTTCTTGTTAGATCTTCCAGAATATAAAGGAAAGGATTCTAGTTTATTTTCCATATTTTTTAGCAAGGAGAGAACAGAAAAATTTGATGTAGTACGAATTAATAACGAAGATGTTTATATTTCAAAAGACGAAATACCTGTTCCATGCAGAATAGTTATTTATGGTTATCTTGGATCAGGAAATAATGTAATTGGTTTCACACAAAATAAAGAAATTATTAAACTAACTTGCGATACACCTAATCAGTCTCAGAACATACCTAACGATGAAAAGAATAGACCACATCCTATAGAAGGAGAAAACAATAACAAATTAATCTTTGTGAAAGAAAATGGTGAATGTAAAGAACTAGCCAAATTACCGAGAGATAATTACAAGCTTGTTATTGATGACTCAGGGAAAACAATAACGTTTAATCAGAAAATTCTTTTTATGGGCATTACAAAGTCTTTAATAGACTTTACAAAGCCTACTTATATCTATTTTACTAATGCTATCCAACAGCTTATGATTATTAAAAAAGAATTTCGTGAGATCGATAATTTATCTTCTTATCAAGTTGGATTTTCTCAAATAAAATTAGAGAATTTTAAAGGAATTTTAGAAGGGGAAATAAAGGATTTACAATTATGTAACGTTATTTTAGGTTCTAATAATGCAGGTAAAACTACACTACTTGAAGCTCTTTATCTGTTAAGCGACATGGAGCAAAAACCACCGGGTTTTAATAATTCTTTTGAATTACTTAATTATCTTCATGGCAAAACAAGAACCAAAAAGTCAAAAATTGATATAAAATTCTTGTCAAGATTTTATTCAGGTGACATTAGAATTAAAGGAGATGAAAAATATGTTAATATATATGATGACAGAATTAATATAAATGGAGAAAAATATAAAGATGTTCAAGACTTAATAGTACCTGAAAAGAAAGAAATAGATACATTATTTTTCTCTCATAGACTTATTATTCCTTATATGAAGTTTATTATTAATAATTGGTCTAATCTGAGCAATAGAATAGACATAATTCAGCCTGTTCTTGACCAAATAAATAAGATGAGTAATGAAAAATATATTCTACTCACGTTAGAGCCTTACAATGAAAATTTAAGCCTTTATATAGTCAGAGAGGATAAAAGAAAGGTAAGATTAAACGATGTTGGAGAAGGTTTTCAGAATTTCATAATCTTCAAATTATTAGTCTCATACTTTTCACCTTCTATGATTTTGATAGACGATATAGAGAACCACATTAATCCCCTTTTAATGAGTAATTTCATTGAGGAGTTATCTCAGTTAGTTCATAAAAACAGACAAGTATTTGTGACTACTCATAACTTACTAGTAGCTAAGAATTTGCTTGAAGGATGTGGTGGAAAAGGAATTATCTTAGATATTGACGAGAAAGGAAAACTGAAAGAATTAAGTTTCTAA
- a CDS encoding cation:proton antiporter — protein sequence MSISVISLLYIGIMLILAKLAEEALGRLNLVRFIGPIFVGIILGQGVLDIVKINVIISFITSLGIVFLLFLAGAEELGEGIKLNLKDLISADIELVIPIVAIGFTLYYLHEFSPLILIPLAMTSVGPLTRLLIDLNIVKEKIGISIFYQSMINEIISVIIFALFYSNFRTSSIVGIAILVVMIFALGKSIARTLELIEKYIKVREIEFASIISLILIVGFIAELYDFNSAITALFLGFLLRDYLKDRPQILERLHGFTYGFFEPLFFVSIGLYFVRISLNLLIISGIILAVVLGSKIASGFVSSNFYGWDRIINSLGTSVKGGVDVSLLITAVTAGLISPFAYSFSSLAIALSSLIVPLIFRFRYGKPKTQRKEKIYYTQEIGKVVSNMIVAKEDETLREVISKMSANGYRALVVVDEDNRPIGYISVTQIIEIDPSEYETLKVRDLDKYDVDIMDEKSKVIDVIRNFRETEAPVIAVVDKDDRLVTVVYERELLRILI from the coding sequence ATGAGTATTTCAGTAATAAGCTTACTCTACATCGGAATAATGTTAATTCTGGCTAAGTTAGCTGAAGAAGCGTTAGGCAGGCTTAACTTAGTTAGGTTTATTGGACCAATATTTGTAGGAATAATTCTAGGTCAAGGTGTTCTTGATATCGTAAAGATTAATGTTATAATTTCTTTCATAACGTCCCTAGGTATAGTTTTTCTCTTATTTTTGGCTGGTGCTGAGGAGTTAGGTGAAGGGATAAAGCTTAATCTTAAGGACTTAATTTCTGCAGATATAGAATTGGTAATACCAATCGTCGCTATTGGTTTTACTTTATATTATTTGCATGAATTTTCTCCTCTGATTTTAATACCTTTAGCTATGACTAGTGTTGGTCCTTTAACTAGGTTATTAATTGATTTGAATATTGTTAAGGAAAAGATTGGAATTTCTATCTTTTATCAATCTATGATTAATGAAATAATTTCTGTAATAATATTTGCTTTATTTTATTCTAATTTTAGGACTTCCAGTATTGTTGGTATAGCTATATTAGTCGTAATGATATTTGCTTTGGGAAAGTCAATCGCTAGAACATTGGAGTTGATAGAGAAATACATTAAGGTAAGAGAAATAGAATTTGCTAGTATTATATCCCTAATTTTGATAGTTGGATTTATAGCTGAATTGTATGATTTTAATTCTGCAATTACTGCGCTTTTTCTGGGTTTTCTGCTTAGAGATTACTTAAAGGATAGACCTCAGATTCTTGAAAGGTTACATGGTTTTACTTATGGGTTTTTTGAGCCTTTGTTTTTCGTCAGTATAGGCTTATATTTCGTGAGAATTAGTTTGAATTTGCTTATAATCTCTGGAATTATTTTGGCAGTAGTTTTGGGATCTAAAATTGCTTCAGGTTTTGTTTCTTCGAATTTTTATGGTTGGGATAGGATAATAAATTCTTTAGGGACTTCTGTAAAAGGTGGCGTTGATGTATCCTTACTTATAACTGCTGTAACCGCTGGTTTGATTTCGCCTTTTGCTTATTCTTTTTCTTCTTTGGCTATTGCTTTATCATCTTTGATTGTTCCTCTAATTTTTAGATTTAGATATGGAAAGCCTAAGACTCAAAGGAAAGAAAAGATATACTATACGCAGGAAATAGGAAAAGTTGTTAGTAATATGATTGTGGCCAAGGAAGATGAAACTCTAAGAGAGGTTATAAGTAAAATGTCTGCTAATGGATATAGGGCGTTAGTAGTAGTTGATGAAGATAATAGACCTATAGGATACATTTCTGTTACTCAAATTATAGAAATTGATCCTTCAGAGTATGAGACTCTTAAGGTTAGGGATTTAGACAAATATGATGTTGACATAATGGACGAGAAGTCTAAGGTTATTGATGTTATAAGGAATTTTAGAGAGACTGAAGCTCCGGTAATTGCTGTAGTTGACAAAGATGATAGATTAGTTACAGTAGTCTATGAAAGAGAATTATTAAGAATACTTATTTAA
- a CDS encoding M28 family peptidase encodes MDVNFSKSLLSFGEAIHGGAQEKEILKKIEESISLPIKRYPVSTKFWNIKREDVYVNGNKIKASLLPYTSGCLKGKVNKQFKKEYMPSHPFDVKGSTDFEGYILVDKRRRRIVMPYRRPVSFVITEDVKDDDEIELCGEGDLVESSSYNLEVTLSEGRYNDYFVIGAHVDHWLTGFHDNLFSISLALSLRPKVKNHGVKLVFFSSEEGPKCCTGSMQMKKDDTFVAISLDALFPNRVVFSSTPELWSYSSYFKVKRVEMPSPFSDHFSYILEGYPGIVLYNDDLIPYYHTDEDVPVEGDEKFFEDVKKGLEKLIEELDKKTSEELAKEFYKLTGVKYRKGAIIPDYKNLTSRIKTL; translated from the coding sequence ATGGATGTCAATTTTTCTAAATCTCTTTTGTCCTTTGGAGAGGCTATTCATGGAGGAGCTCAAGAAAAGGAAATTTTAAAGAAAATTGAAGAAAGTATTTCTCTTCCCATCAAAAGATATCCAGTTTCAACAAAATTCTGGAATATAAAAAGGGAAGACGTTTATGTAAATGGAAACAAAATAAAGGCTAGCCTCCTGCCTTACACTTCTGGTTGTTTAAAAGGTAAGGTTAATAAACAGTTTAAGAAAGAGTATATGCCTTCTCATCCTTTTGATGTAAAAGGTTCTACTGATTTTGAAGGTTATATACTCGTAGATAAAAGGAGGAGAAGGATTGTAATGCCTTATCGAAGACCTGTTTCTTTTGTTATAACTGAGGATGTTAAAGATGATGATGAGATTGAGTTATGTGGTGAGGGAGATTTGGTTGAGTCTTCTTCTTATAATTTGGAGGTCACTCTTTCTGAGGGGAGGTATAACGATTATTTTGTAATTGGTGCTCATGTTGATCATTGGTTGACTGGTTTTCACGATAATTTGTTTAGTATTTCTTTGGCTTTATCTCTTAGACCTAAAGTAAAAAATCATGGAGTTAAGCTGGTTTTCTTTTCTTCTGAGGAGGGTCCTAAGTGCTGTACTGGTTCTATGCAGATGAAGAAGGATGATACTTTCGTAGCAATCTCTTTAGATGCGCTTTTCCCAAATAGGGTAGTTTTTTCTTCTACCCCTGAGTTATGGAGTTATTCTTCCTATTTTAAGGTAAAGAGGGTGGAGATGCCTTCTCCTTTTTCTGATCATTTTTCTTATATTTTAGAGGGATATCCTGGAATTGTACTTTATAATGATGATTTAATTCCTTATTATCATACTGATGAAGATGTGCCTGTAGAAGGTGATGAAAAGTTTTTTGAAGATGTTAAGAAGGGATTGGAAAAATTAATTGAGGAGTTGGATAAGAAGACTTCAGAGGAATTAGCTAAGGAATTCTATAAATTGACCGGCGTTAAATATAGAAAAGGAGCTATAATACCAGATTATAAAAATCTTACTTCTAGAATAAAAACTTTATAA
- a CDS encoding MFS transporter — protein MKLTDVFKPLDSKKFDMFHIKALFTTGMGVFTDGYLLSSISLVILDVLSTFGITKSSSSYEFWLGMLDGSVFIGAALGAILFGYLSNKGRKTFYGVDVAIMTIGALMQAFVSTPAELAIVRFLVGIGTGADYVLSPLIMAEHSNAKDRGKLIAIGFGLMWSLGDITASLLYVGISPFISATMLWRIILAAGAIPAASVIYLRRKVPETSRFLLRIKGDVNKFNEVVREITKTNVAVKENLKDSASMRSYFAKAGRTFAVAAVLWFLFDLTGYANGLFGPTLIARSIGIYNPAIFSLMISAIFGFPGKFTGISFIDRIGRKPLQALGSLFEGVFLMVFGFLLPIGALPIVLLLIYGFHEFAGSVGPGIISTAGMLGVEVAPTKVRGLVQAMTVASGRTGAAIASFLFPVLFISVSKEVAMVFFGVLMLIAAALTWFGVPETKGKSLEEASKESELVEKIGEKS, from the coding sequence ATGAAACTAACAGATGTGTTTAAACCGTTGGATAGCAAAAAGTTTGATATGTTTCATATAAAGGCGTTATTTACTACAGGAATGGGAGTCTTTACTGACGGATATCTATTGTCTTCTATTAGCTTGGTAATCCTAGACGTACTAAGTACTTTTGGAATAACTAAGAGTAGTTCTTCGTACGAATTTTGGTTAGGAATGTTAGATGGTTCAGTATTTATAGGAGCAGCTTTAGGTGCGATTCTATTTGGATATTTGTCAAATAAAGGTAGAAAAACATTTTATGGAGTGGATGTAGCAATAATGACTATAGGAGCATTAATGCAAGCTTTTGTTTCAACTCCTGCTGAATTAGCTATTGTTAGATTTTTAGTTGGGATAGGAACTGGGGCTGACTATGTGCTTTCTCCTTTAATTATGGCAGAGCATTCTAACGCTAAGGATAGAGGAAAGTTAATTGCTATAGGATTTGGTCTAATGTGGAGTTTAGGTGATATAACTGCTTCTCTTCTCTATGTAGGAATCTCTCCTTTTATATCTGCAACAATGCTTTGGAGGATTATTTTGGCTGCTGGTGCGATTCCTGCAGCTTCGGTAATTTACTTAAGGAGAAAAGTTCCAGAAACTAGTAGATTTTTGCTGAGAATTAAAGGTGATGTAAATAAGTTTAATGAAGTAGTTAGGGAAATTACTAAAACTAACGTAGCAGTTAAAGAGAATTTGAAAGATAGCGCATCGATGAGGAGTTATTTCGCTAAGGCTGGAAGAACTTTTGCTGTTGCAGCTGTTTTATGGTTTTTGTTTGATTTAACAGGGTATGCTAATGGATTATTTGGGCCAACTTTGATCGCTAGGTCTATAGGAATTTATAATCCTGCTATTTTCTCTTTGATGATTTCAGCTATTTTCGGTTTTCCAGGTAAGTTTACTGGGATTTCGTTTATTGATAGGATTGGAAGGAAGCCTTTGCAAGCTTTAGGATCTTTATTTGAAGGAGTTTTCTTAATGGTCTTTGGTTTTCTGCTTCCTATCGGCGCTCTTCCTATAGTTCTTTTGCTAATATACGGTTTTCATGAATTTGCCGGGAGCGTTGGGCCTGGTATAATAAGTACCGCTGGAATGTTGGGTGTTGAAGTTGCTCCTACTAAGGTTAGAGGTTTGGTTCAAGCAATGACTGTAGCTTCGGGGAGAACTGGAGCTGCTATCGCGTCATTCTTATTTCCTGTCCTATTCATTTCAGTAAGTAAGGAGGTTGCTATGGTATTTTTTGGAGTGTTGATGCTTATTGCAGCAGCGTTAACTTGGTTTGGAGTTCCAGAAACTAAAGGGAAATCGTTAGAAGAGGCTAGTAAAGAGAGCGAATTAGTGGAAAAGATTGGGGAGAAAAGCTAA
- a CDS encoding AAA family ATPase translates to MRLVLKRKECDELRNVEYWLLLYGRRKTGKTTLIKNCIKYDYFVTLANETEGLLESGERIKIEELLKEVRSELKKGSKVVIDEFQRLPEKFYVDISTFDKSGILILSGSSYGILNKVFDRNSPLLGLITPKEIPIISYEEVLSQLEDPLLSTLFRDPWIIPFINSYEEFVNRIKEFSLISKGLIGEVFKEEERSLTEIYYQLLLRVAEGIWKTSELAGILQVKGGEATVSSLMNKLSRMGLIKKIRTLGKEYYYRHVSPVISLSLYAESKYLITERDVRVHELPIGLEVQFSIGEMISKYYGGDFVYSPKEDIDIIVMNRKKRIIAFEVKMGEITKSEAKEAIKKMSKVAEKVGLISLKDKPPEIGDVSIGPKELIEISKELNKKKEEK, encoded by the coding sequence ATGAGACTAGTCCTAAAAAGAAAAGAATGTGATGAACTAAGAAATGTTGAGTATTGGTTATTGCTTTACGGTAGAAGAAAAACTGGTAAAACTACATTAATAAAAAATTGCATTAAATATGATTATTTTGTAACATTAGCAAACGAAACAGAAGGATTATTAGAAAGCGGTGAAAGAATAAAGATAGAAGAGCTGTTAAAAGAAGTACGTTCTGAACTTAAAAAAGGAAGCAAAGTAGTTATCGATGAATTTCAAAGATTACCTGAAAAATTTTACGTAGACATTTCCACTTTTGATAAAAGCGGAATTTTAATTTTGTCCGGCTCTAGTTATGGAATTCTTAATAAAGTCTTTGATAGGAACTCTCCACTTTTAGGGTTAATAACCCCAAAAGAAATTCCAATTATCAGCTATGAAGAAGTCTTATCCCAACTTGAAGATCCGCTACTTTCTACTCTTTTTAGAGATCCATGGATTATTCCATTTATAAACTCTTATGAAGAATTTGTAAACAGAATAAAAGAATTTTCTTTAATTTCAAAAGGATTAATAGGAGAAGTGTTCAAAGAAGAAGAAAGAAGTTTGACAGAAATATATTATCAATTACTCTTAAGAGTAGCAGAAGGAATTTGGAAAACTTCAGAATTGGCTGGAATTTTACAAGTAAAAGGAGGAGAAGCAACTGTTTCTTCCTTAATGAATAAACTAAGCAGAATGGGATTGATAAAGAAGATTAGAACTTTAGGAAAAGAATACTATTATAGACACGTTTCTCCAGTAATTTCCTTGTCCTTATATGCTGAATCAAAATATTTGATTACAGAAAGAGACGTCAGAGTACATGAATTACCCATAGGGTTAGAAGTCCAATTTTCTATAGGCGAAATGATCAGTAAATATTATGGAGGAGATTTCGTTTACTCTCCAAAAGAAGATATTGATATTATAGTTATGAATAGAAAGAAAAGAATTATAGCGTTCGAGGTTAAAATGGGAGAAATAACCAAATCAGAAGCTAAGGAAGCAATAAAGAAAATGAGTAAAGTTGCGGAAAAAGTAGGGTTGATAAGCTTGAAAGATAAACCCCCAGAAATTGGTGATGTTTCAATAGGCCCTAAGGAACTGATAGAAATTTCTAAAGAATTAAACAAGAAAAAAGAAGAGAAATAG
- a CDS encoding AAA family ATPase yields MKFEVKKVGPIEDVHLEFGDKVVIVGPNSSGKTILSSLFYFVISPFGPPFSSLPPLSGEVNFDENKVEINIQKIVEDNKERIIKVLKSNLEKIVDPSVFGDNSEISTDKYTLKLGSNEIEVKQDSFSLEITKDKDNISLFISKDITIHVKGNITEIKSMFISVLVERFFSTEWYPSVYLSAERMALPSLLPLINFSVFSPNPIKPLKSLILDPLRWVYSGEFDVLGHKVVISRDLTNQLRFDVFKDNKNIGTAVSSGVYQYSLVKAFSNHPSIKGLIIEEPEINLHSDAQIKVGKEIAKFNKKLFITTHSVWIPVVLGYLLREKVKIYEIVKGVAEERKVYENGLLENLETILPIENETIEEMLNGNFEESSNATNNSE; encoded by the coding sequence ATGAAATTTGAAGTTAAGAAGGTAGGTCCTATTGAGGATGTGCATTTAGAGTTTGGGGATAAAGTAGTGATTGTAGGACCTAATTCGTCCGGAAAAACGATATTATCTTCTCTTTTCTATTTTGTTATTTCTCCTTTTGGACCACCGTTTTCTTCTCTTCCTCCCTTATCGGGTGAAGTGAACTTTGATGAAAATAAAGTAGAAATAAATATTCAGAAGATTGTCGAGGATAATAAAGAAAGGATAATTAAAGTACTTAAATCTAATTTGGAAAAAATTGTTGATCCTTCAGTATTTGGAGATAATTCAGAAATATCTACAGATAAATATACTTTAAAATTAGGTTCTAATGAGATAGAGGTTAAACAAGATAGTTTTTCTTTAGAAATAACAAAAGATAAAGATAATATATCTTTATTTATTTCCAAAGATATAACTATTCATGTAAAGGGTAACATAACAGAAATTAAATCAATGTTCATTTCCGTCTTAGTAGAAAGATTCTTTTCCACTGAATGGTACCCTTCTGTTTATTTAAGCGCTGAAAGAATGGCCTTGCCTTCTTTGCTTCCGCTTATTAATTTTTCAGTTTTCTCACCTAACCCTATCAAACCGTTAAAGTCATTAATTTTAGATCCTTTAAGATGGGTTTACTCTGGAGAATTCGATGTGCTAGGACATAAGGTTGTTATAAGTAGGGATTTAACTAATCAGTTAAGGTTTGATGTGTTTAAGGATAATAAAAATATAGGCACTGCTGTTTCAAGTGGAGTTTACCAGTATAGTTTGGTTAAAGCATTTTCGAATCATCCTTCAATTAAAGGATTAATTATTGAAGAGCCTGAGATAAATCTTCATTCAGACGCTCAGATTAAAGTCGGTAAGGAGATAGCAAAATTTAATAAAAAATTATTTATAACTACCCACTCCGTATGGATACCCGTGGTGTTAGGATATTTATTGAGAGAAAAAGTCAAAATCTATGAAATAGTAAAAGGTGTAGCTGAGGAAAGAAAGGTTTATGAAAATGGTTTATTAGAAAACTTAGAGACAATTTTACCTATTGAAAATGAAACTATAGAAGAAATGCTTAACGGAAATTTCGAGGAATCTAGTAATGCTACCAATAATTCAGAATGA
- a CDS encoding MFS transporter — protein sequence MDYQTFIKILYISTAIGAFTDIFDTSIVGGTSASIITSLKLTTPEFGLLGSMTFVGGIFGALSFGFLTDKLGRKRSFLLTLSLFVIFELLSGLAPNYLSLLLFRTIVGFAIGADYVPAITLLAEFVKPKVRGSSFDFFWIIANIGALASYLIAFSLIPFGVNQWRILFIIGAIPPLLGLIIRSKLPETPRWLIAKNKTKEAEKAAEEAGISKEEIQTYENYNENPIKLLKPYIISITIPLFLIMFLNIPPSGMLELTPLILTTLKISKADSLLFTSAAWVTPVIIGNVVAFKLIDRLGRFKMLAIGSIGLAIALFSMYAFSSLLFNIYMILFSMVAGGILQSFFIPIIYSLSTELYPTNIRGLGQGISVSGIRLAGVIGTFGGSLLLSSFGTAGILVGYAVISLLASIIIIFWLGNKIETSGKTLEEINRKFLKREKY from the coding sequence ATGGATTACCAAACCTTCATAAAAATTTTGTATATATCTACTGCTATAGGTGCATTTACAGACATTTTTGACACAAGCATCGTGGGGGGAACGTCTGCAAGCATCATAACATCATTGAAACTAACAACACCAGAATTTGGCTTACTTGGATCTATGACGTTTGTAGGAGGAATATTTGGAGCATTAAGCTTCGGATTCTTAACAGATAAGTTAGGGAGAAAAAGATCCTTTTTACTGACATTATCTTTATTCGTTATCTTTGAATTACTATCAGGATTAGCTCCTAATTACTTGTCTCTCTTACTTTTTAGAACAATTGTAGGATTCGCAATAGGAGCAGACTATGTTCCAGCAATTACCTTATTAGCAGAATTCGTCAAGCCGAAAGTAAGAGGATCCTCGTTCGATTTCTTCTGGATAATTGCAAACATAGGAGCATTAGCTTCTTATCTTATAGCATTTTCCTTAATACCTTTTGGAGTAAACCAATGGAGAATCCTTTTCATTATAGGAGCAATACCACCATTATTAGGATTAATAATAAGATCCAAATTACCAGAAACTCCAAGATGGTTAATAGCAAAAAACAAAACTAAAGAAGCTGAAAAAGCTGCAGAAGAAGCAGGAATAAGCAAAGAAGAAATACAAACATATGAAAATTATAATGAGAATCCGATAAAATTATTAAAACCATATATTATAAGCATCACCATCCCATTATTCCTTATAATGTTTCTAAATATTCCACCATCTGGAATGCTAGAGTTAACTCCATTAATATTAACAACATTGAAAATCTCAAAAGCAGACTCCTTACTGTTTACCAGCGCAGCTTGGGTGACACCAGTAATTATCGGAAACGTAGTAGCATTCAAACTAATTGACAGACTTGGAAGATTTAAAATGCTCGCCATAGGTTCTATAGGTCTTGCTATAGCATTATTTTCAATGTATGCTTTCTCCTCCTTACTATTTAACATATATATGATATTATTTTCAATGGTTGCAGGAGGAATATTACAATCCTTCTTCATTCCTATCATTTATTCATTATCTACAGAATTATATCCAACTAATATTAGAGGATTAGGGCAAGGAATTAGCGTGTCAGGAATAAGATTAGCAGGAGTTATTGGAACTTTTGGAGGATCTCTACTGTTATCTTCTTTTGGAACTGCAGGAATATTAGTAGGATATGCTGTAATATCACTACTAGCCTCTATAATTATAATATTCTGGCTAGGAAATAAAATAGAAACTAGCGGTAAAACATTAGAAGAAATAAACAGAAAATTCTTAAAAAGAGAAAAATATTAA
- a CDS encoding HEPN domain-containing protein, whose translation MKYTDWIAQANEDLSASEILLNNGKYFASAYYSQQAVEKILKALLLHLGKDPDMNSLTELVELIENEGVSVPQNIKEDAMILSPHFIISRYPDAANGVPAKQYSKSMATDLLKRAKEVIQWVKEKVQ comes from the coding sequence ATGAAATACACTGATTGGATTGCTCAAGCTAACGAGGATCTAAGTGCTTCTGAGATCTTGCTTAACAACGGAAAATACTTTGCCTCAGCATATTATTCCCAACAAGCTGTAGAAAAAATTCTAAAGGCGTTGCTTCTACATTTAGGCAAAGACCCTGATATGAATTCCCTAACTGAACTTGTAGAGCTAATTGAAAATGAGGGAGTTTCGGTTCCCCAAAATATTAAGGAAGATGCAATGATTCTATCACCTCATTTTATTATATCAAGATATCCAGATGCTGCTAATGGAGTACCAGCCAAGCAATACAGTAAGAGCATGGCTACAGATTTATTGAAGAGAGCTAAGGAGGTGATACAATGGGTAAAGGAAAAAGTGCAATAG
- a CDS encoding nucleotidyltransferase domain-containing protein yields the protein MGKGKSAIESQKKMIDLAKNIVLKIAKDLPLTEVYIFGSRARCDYLDSSDIDLVFVLRGIKKLTVFERMNMISKYISGRVDYIVLDEEEKDRLPKDSKLFWNIRNGFIEKDYDK from the coding sequence ATGGGTAAAGGAAAAAGTGCAATAGAAAGTCAGAAAAAAATGATAGATCTAGCCAAGAACATAGTATTGAAAATAGCTAAAGATTTACCTCTAACTGAAGTTTATATTTTTGGAAGTAGAGCTAGATGTGATTACTTAGATTCTAGTGATATTGATCTTGTATTTGTATTGAGAGGAATTAAAAAATTAACCGTATTTGAAAGGATGAATATGATTTCAAAGTATATATCTGGTAGAGTTGATTATATAGTTCTTGATGAGGAGGAAAAAGATAGATTACCTAAAGATTCCAAACTGTTTTGGAATATTAGAAATGGATTTATTGAAAAAGATTATGATAAATAA